CCGAAATCCAGCGCAATGCGCGTCACCGGCGTCCCCGCCGCCAACCGCGCCAGGGCCAGCACCACGCAGGCCCGCTGGCGCCATTGGCTGAAACTCAGCCCTGTCTGCTGTCGGAACAGCCGATTGAACGTGCGCAAGCTGATGTGCAATTGATCGGCCCATTGCTGCGGCGATTGATGCGCGTCGGGCCGCTGCAAAAAGCCTTGGCACAACCCTAGCAACCGCGCATAGACCGGTAACGGAATGTGCAACGGCAAGTGAGCACTGCGCGCCAGTTCATGCAGCAGCAAGTCGATCAGCGCGCCATCGCGCCCGGCCTCGTCGTACGCCAGCGGGATCTCCACCGCCTCCATCAACAAGTGCCGCATCAACGGCGACACACTGATCACCTGGCAACGATCCCCCAAATCAACCGCATCAGGTTCGATGTACAAACTGCGCGTGCTCACCCCCAGCATCAGCACCTCATGCGCCACCCCGGCCGGAATCCACACCGCTCGCTGCGGCGGCACCACCCAATTGCCATCGTGCGTACTGACCTGCATCACCCCCGTCGCGCCGTACAGCAGTTGTGCCCGCCGATGCGTATGACGGGGCAACACATGACCGTGGGAATAATCCGTACCGATCGCCACCACCGAGCGCGGTGTGTCATCCAGCAGATTGATCGAAACATTGCGCATTGAGCGTTTTCCAACAGTTGGCGTAAACGCGAACATTATTGGCTGACTTGCTGAAGCAGGCCAAGGCGCATCGCTCTATTGTCGACCGCTCTCAACCAACGGACGACGCGCAATGTTTTATCTCCTGCTGGCATTTTTCGGGTGCGTGACTGGCGTCACTGCGGTGTTGTTCGGCTTTGGCGGCGGCTTCGTTGTGGTGCCATTGCTTTATCGCATGCTCATGGCTAGCCACGGTGCCGATGACCCCGTCAGCCAATCGGCAATGCACATTGCCGTGGCGACTTCGACCTGCGTGATGATCGTCAACGCACTGATCGCCACCGGCAAACACCGCCGCGCCGGTAATCTCATTCGTCATTATCTGTGGCCGCTGGGCGGGTTCATCGGCCTGGGCGCAATCCTCGGAGCGCTCGCCGCGATGTGGGTGAGTGGCGAGGTGATTCGTTATGCCTTCATCGCGTACCTGGGCGTGACCATTGTGGATTGCCTGTTCCGACGTGGTTTTCTGACAGCGTCCGACACCACAATCCCACGACGGTTGGGGAGGGCGGAAGTGTCTGGCGGTGGTGTAGGAATCGGCATTATCGCGACCTTTCTCGGCGTAGGCGGCAGTGTCATGACTGTGCCGTTGTTGCGTCGATGCGGGTTGAGCATGAGTCAGGCGACGTCCATGGCTAATCCGTTAAGTCTGCCGGTGGCGTTGGCCGGGACGCTGACTTACATGGCGATGGCGGGGTTCACCGAGTTTGATCTGGGACCGTGGTTTGTCGGTTATGTGGATCTGCTGGCGTTTGCGGTGTTGACGATGGGATCGTTGGTGGGGATTCGGTTGGCCACGCCTTGGATCGGGCGGATTCCGGATCGGGTGCATGCGCGGGTCTATGTGGGGTTGCTGGTGTTGGTGATGGTCAGCATGTGCCTGAACTGATCGTCATCACGTTAGCTTTTTATCGATTCTCGAACACGGGTTCGCCATAATCCGCCGCTCTTTCTTGCGAGCCAATACTCGCTGCATTCAAGGATGATTTGATGTTTAAAGGACTGTTTCGTCTTGCTGGCATTGTCGTATTGGTGTGCTCCACGTTTTCTACGATGTTGTGGGCCGACAGCGGCAGGCAGGTCTATACCGGGACTCTGGGAAAAATGCCGATTGTGCTGGAGGTGAGCGCCGATGGCAGTGAGGGTCGTTACTTTTACCAAAAGTACCGCAAGGACTTGGTGCTTAGTGGCTCAAAGGAAGGAAAAGCACTTGTGCTGGAAGAGGGTGACCAGCGATATGGAGAGCACAAACCTTTTCCGACAATTCGCTTACAACCAAAGTCCAGCGGCTGGTCCGGAGAATGGACTAGCCCTAAAGGCAAAGTCTTGAAGATTGACCTGCAGCCAGCGAACCTTCCTCAGATTCCCGCTGACACCTTGCCCTATCTCGCCAGACTTCACGACAAGGCGCCTTATGAATACCTGCGTTTGCAGGGTATGAAGCTTACACAAGGCAAGACTGAAACCTTCATGGGTTACACGCTGCAATGGTGGCGCGACCCACAATCCAAAGCCGAGCTGTTTGAAGTGGTTTCGGGCTACAACGCTGAGGAGCGTAAGCGTATCAATCAGCAATTGATGGGCCGTTTGTGGCAGGAGGTTGTGGGGTATTACGGATGCTTCGCTAACTACGCTGACGCCTACTACGCACAGACGAGTCAGCCTCTGTGGATGACGCCGAACGTCATGAGCGTCCGTGTCTCAACCGAGTACTTCTGTGGCGGTGCTTACCCGGATCAGGTCAATGACTCACTCAACCTCGATGCTAAAACGGGCCAATCTCTGACGCTTGATGACGTGCTGTGGGTGGGACAGGGAAAGCCGCTGCACTACGAGGAAAACTACGACGCCTACATTTCTTCGTCTGAGTCATTCAGTGCCTATTCTGATTACCGCGGCAAAGAGCTGGCGCCGTGGCTGGTGGCGCAATTGCTTAATCTCTATCCCAATCAAATGACGGTCACACCAGAAGGGGACGACGACTGCGACTACGATGACGAGGACCGCTGGAGTTTTCCTTCCTGGTATTTCACCGAGCAGGGGATCAAGTTAGATCCGTCCTTTCCTCACGTGGCCGCAGTGTGTGGAAATGTGGGCTGGGGTGTCCTGCCGTATAGCCTGATCAAGCAACACCCCGGCGGCGTTGCGCTACAGCTGCCCTGATTGCGTACCCGATAACCCCGGCGCCTCACGAATAACAAAGTGATCCAGGTTCTCGATATTCGCACTGAACACCCCGAACGTCTGCTCGGGGTTTTTCTTGCTCGGCACCTGCTTCAACTCCGGCGTCACGCCATAAAAGAAGCAATACAACTCCGCTTCACTGTCGATGGCGTGCTTGATCTCTTCCAGAAACGCTTTGCGCTTGCGGTAGTTCTCGATCAACTTCTTGCTCAGGTAAACGTTGACTGAATACGGCTTCTTCTTCGCCTCGTCCGCCTGCTTGAACCAGACCTTCTGCTCGAAATCGATGCGAAAGCTCTGCGTGTAATCCTTGATCTCCTTGATCTTGCCCCAGTAAATCAGCCCCTTGTTATCCGTCAGGTATTCGATCTTCTTGAAGAACGACCCGTAAGGCGCCGTGTGCTCGCCAATCTTCAGCGGCATGCGCTTGAGCAGGTCCTTGTCTTCGAAGTTCGACACAAAACACTCCACCGGATGGGCGAAGACACTGGTCTTGTCCGGCGCCGATTCACGGCTTGGGTGTTCTGTGTTGCTAGCCTCAGTGGTTGGCTTCGGATCGTCCCGCACCACATCCGCCGCCACCGCCGGGTTCGACGGCTTACGCACATACTCACGCCGAGTCAGCAACAACTCCGACGGGAAATGCTCCTCGCGACTGTCATCCGTTTCCGCACCGTCCACACCTGACGCCGACGCCTTGAGACTGGCATAAGGACAATCCGCCACATGCCGGGTGCTGGGCGTGTTCTTGAAGTGCGGGGTGCGAACGTAATTCACGTTCTTGGCGTTGAACGTCGTCAGTACATTCGCCGCATCGAAGGCCAAACGACAGGCGTCGTTGGGGCATTGGAAGTGCTCCTTGGCGGAATCGAACTCCATGGTTTCGTCGAAATTGAGATCGCGCACGTCATAGATCGACAGCTTGTCGTCGAGGCTGAGGCAGTAGGCGAGGTCGAATTTCATGGCAGGCTCGGGTCCTTGAGGGGGAAGGGTATTAATAGCGGGAGGCGGGGCGGGTTGCACTGACTGTTTTCAACACATCGCAAAATCGGCGGTAACACACCGTCCCCTGTAGGAGCGAAGCTTGCTCGCGAAAAACTTCAGAGCGCCACTAAATATCTGTTCTACGCACCATTATTCACAACCTTCAGCGAAACACCGCCAAGAGCAGGTTCGCCACGCCTATCGAAAATCTCAGCCTTCAGCTAGCGTGGCCAACTCCATGGAGGTGCCATATGACTGAACGGCTACAAGTAAACATGCACGAAGCTCAATCCCAACTCGATCAACTCGCTGAGTCTGGCGGGGCGATACGGTTGTGATCACCAAGGACGGCAAGCCCTATCTAAACCAGCTGCCTCATATCAAAACATCTCGGGCACGTAAGCCGGCGCGGTTGAAGGGAAAAATCCGAATTTACGCGGATTTTCAGACGCCCGCCGAGGACATCACCGAGGGATTTGAGAGTCACCTGTGAGGCAATTACTCTTAGAAATAGTGGCTATTCGCCCTGTTACGTATTGAAACCCTTTGGTACTTTGGCGACGGTAGGAATTTTCCTACGGCAATTGTCGATAAAGGGCAGCGCTCGTGGCGATCAAAGCGGTTTCGAAGGAGCGAATAGACAAAGCAATGCTGGAGTTTGATCATAAATTTCGGAGTAGGCGTGAGTGGCAAGGCTGGGAAAACAATTTAGCTCACCGTTATGCGGTTCACGCGGGCGGTGAACTGTATCCGGCGAAGAAAATCGTCTCTTTGGCGACCGGTATTGCCGTAGGCGAGTTCTCCGGTGGACACCCCACCAACAGTTACCTAGAAAAGCGAGGCTTCACTATTGTGGAGTTACCGCGTGGGGAGTGCGCGCCTGTATTGCAGTTCACACCGGGCGCTGTTTACGACCGAAAAACTGAGATCAATGGACCGTTCGGTGGAAGCCTGCAAAACGGCATTGCAGCGTCCGCTATCTACCCTGCGATTTTTTTGTTCACGGGCGATAGCGGTGAGCAATACGGGTATGCCGACCATTGGGAAGACGGCGCCTTCTTTTACACCGGTCAAGGACAACGCGGGCCGATGACTTTGACTCGAGGCAACCGAGCCATTGCTGAACATGCCAATGATGGCCGAGCGCTGCACTTGTTTAAGTCCCGCGGCAAAGGTAATGGCTACGCTTACGTGGGCGAGTTTTCTTGCGCTGACATGTTTCAACGAACCCAGCCGGATGTGAGCGGCCAGGCTCGGACGGCAATTGTTTTTCGATTAGTCCCTGTGGGCATTCCTAGTGGAATGATTGAGGATGAAGAAGAGGATGAGGAAAAGGCTGACCTTCCCGACTCTCTGGCTGCTGCGCGGTTGGCTGCACTGGCTGCATGTAAGCCTGGCAGTGATGAGTTAGGGCAATCCGCTCCTCGTAAGATCTATCAGCGCAGCCGTAAGGTTGCGCACTATGTGCTGATGCGCGCTCAGGGGGAGTGTGAGAGCTGTGAGAGGCCGGCTCCTTTTATGAAGAAGGATGGCAGGCCCTACCTAGAGCCGCATCACGTCAACCGGCTCTCAGATGGTGGGTTAGATCATCCACGCTATGTGGGGGCTGTATGCCCAAGTTGTCATCGGGAAATTCATTCTGGAGTGCACGGGGCGTTGGTGAATGAAAGGCTGAAGCAGCGGTTGGAAGTTATTGAGCGCTGATTGAGCGGTGTGCCAAGGCAATTGGCCCTAATCTCAGGTGCGCTCCAGTCGCTTTCTTTCTTCTTTACGCTCATAACATCTCCGAGGGTTGAAAACCCTCGGAGGATACTGAGTGGCGTGTCTACGAAAATACCTACAGAGAACTGCGACGCTTCTTTCTGTCGATCCTAAAAGGTCTAACCGACCGAATGCTTCGAATTGTGAAACGCCTCTAAGACCTTACGCCACCAAGGCTTAACCGCTGGAACGCGCCTTCGCGTGCGATTCAGCAACAGATAAGGCATGTCCCGCAATCGAATCCAGCCTTCATCCTGCCAATGCAACAGACTCAACGACATCTCCGGCCAATCCAACAAACTCAACATCGGCCGATCTGCATTCTTCGACTGCCCCGCATCGCGTAGGGCCGGCACCACTTGATGAGTCAGCCATTCACGCAACAACCGATTCCCCGGCGCGTAGTGATACACCAACAATGCATATACACCGGACTCGCTGAGCATCAGCCGTTTTTCCGGTTGGCCGTGGTACTCAATCAACAATGTATGTCGCTGATCCTCGTCCAATTTGCTGACCACGCGATCATTCAGATGGAAGCCCATTAAGCGACCTAGGCCGCGGGCGCAGAACCATGGTTGGTTTTCCAGGAGGAGAGCGTGGAGGGAGAGGTTATGGCGGGTGAAAATTGTGGGGATGTAGGGATCAGTCATGGCGAGCCTCCAGGGATGGAAGCGCTGGGACAGTGAAGCAGCTAAAGCAGATTGCCTTCGGAGAGAAGGAGAGATTTTTAGGCATATCCTTTACCTCTGTGTGATGTCAGCTTTCTTAGGGCTGGGTGCCGGGAGTTAAGAAACCCCACACAGAGGGCCGGACATATTCCCCTTTCGGGTCTTGTATTAGCCCACTCCCGGCATA
This region of Pseudomonas mandelii genomic DNA includes:
- a CDS encoding AraC family transcriptional regulator, translated to MRNVSINLLDDTPRSVVAIGTDYSHGHVLPRHTHRRAQLLYGATGVMQVSTHDGNWVVPPQRAVWIPAGVAHEVLMLGVSTRSLYIEPDAVDLGDRCQVISVSPLMRHLLMEAVEIPLAYDEAGRDGALIDLLLHELARSAHLPLHIPLPVYARLLGLCQGFLQRPDAHQSPQQWADQLHISLRTFNRLFRQQTGLSFSQWRQRACVVLALARLAAGTPVTRIALDFGYDSPAAFSTMFRRVLGQAPSVWMEGAT
- a CDS encoding sulfite exporter TauE/SafE family protein, with the translated sequence MFYLLLAFFGCVTGVTAVLFGFGGGFVVVPLLYRMLMASHGADDPVSQSAMHIAVATSTCVMIVNALIATGKHRRAGNLIRHYLWPLGGFIGLGAILGALAAMWVSGEVIRYAFIAYLGVTIVDCLFRRGFLTASDTTIPRRLGRAEVSGGGVGIGIIATFLGVGGSVMTVPLLRRCGLSMSQATSMANPLSLPVALAGTLTYMAMAGFTEFDLGPWFVGYVDLLAFAVLTMGSLVGIRLATPWIGRIPDRVHARVYVGLLVLVMVSMCLN
- a CDS encoding HNH endonuclease, giving the protein MAIKAVSKERIDKAMLEFDHKFRSRREWQGWENNLAHRYAVHAGGELYPAKKIVSLATGIAVGEFSGGHPTNSYLEKRGFTIVELPRGECAPVLQFTPGAVYDRKTEINGPFGGSLQNGIAASAIYPAIFLFTGDSGEQYGYADHWEDGAFFYTGQGQRGPMTLTRGNRAIAEHANDGRALHLFKSRGKGNGYAYVGEFSCADMFQRTQPDVSGQARTAIVFRLVPVGIPSGMIEDEEEDEEKADLPDSLAAARLAALAACKPGSDELGQSAPRKIYQRSRKVAHYVLMRAQGECESCERPAPFMKKDGRPYLEPHHVNRLSDGGLDHPRYVGAVCPSCHREIHSGVHGALVNERLKQRLEVIER
- a CDS encoding BRO-N domain-containing protein, translating into MTDPYIPTIFTRHNLSLHALLLENQPWFCARGLGRLMGFHLNDRVVSKLDEDQRHTLLIEYHGQPEKRLMLSESGVYALLVYHYAPGNRLLREWLTHQVVPALRDAGQSKNADRPMLSLLDWPEMSLSLLHWQDEGWIRLRDMPYLLLNRTRRRVPAVKPWWRKVLEAFHNSKHSVG